From Eptesicus fuscus isolate TK198812 chromosome 13, DD_ASM_mEF_20220401, whole genome shotgun sequence, the proteins below share one genomic window:
- the CSKMT gene encoding citrate synthase-lysine N-methyltransferase CSKMT, mitochondrial — MAALRRTLQVATLAAGTRRALAGSLAGSCLADRGLWDKLHAQRRPGRVPTFDWFFGYEEAQGLLLPLLRAAQAACPLRVLDVGCGTSSLSVGLYAKCPHPVDVLGVDFSPVAVAHMNSILEGGPGQTPLSPGHPASRLRFLQADAQNLEPLASGSFQLVLDKGTWDAVARGGLPGAHQLLSECLRVLSPQGTLIQFSDEDPDVRLPCLEQGSPGCSVTVQEMGPFKGITYFAYLVQGSH, encoded by the exons ATGGCCGCGCTGCGACGAACCCTCCAAGTGGCCACCCTGGCCGCGGGGACACGCCGCGCCTTGGCGG GCTCCCTGGCCGGTAGCTGCCTGGCGGACCGCGGCCTCTGGGATAAGCTCCACGCCCAGCGCCGGCCGGGCAGAGTCCCCACCTTCGACTGGTTCTTCGGGTATGAGGAAGcccagggcctcctcctgccGCTGCTGCGGGCAGCCCAGGCCGCCTGTCCGCTGCGGGTGCTGGACGTGGGCTGCGGGACCTCCAGCCTGAGCGTGGGCCTCTACGCCAAGTGCCCACACCCAGTGGACGTGCTGGGGGTGGACTTCTCTCCTGTGGCCGTGGCCCACATGAACAGCATCCTGGAAGGTGGCCCAGGCCAGACACCCCTGTCCCCTGGGcaccctgcctcccgcctccGCTTCTTGCAGGCTGACGCCCAGAACCTGGAGCCACTGGCTTCCGGCTCCTTCCAGCTAGTGCTGGACAAGGGCACCTGGGATGCTGTTGCCCGAGGTGGTCTGCCCGGGGCTCACCAGCTGCTGTCGGAATGCCTGAGGGTCCTCAGCCCCCAGGGGACCCTGATTCAGTTCTCCGATGAGGACCCTGACGTGCGGCTTCCCTGCCTGGAGCAAGGGTCCCCCGGGTGCAGTGTGACTGTGCAGGAGATGGGCCCTTTCAAGGGCATCACCTACTTTGCTTACTTGGTTCAAGGCTCTCATTAA
- the C13H11orf98 gene encoding uncharacterized protein C11orf98 homolog isoform X2 — protein MGAPGGKINRPRTELKKKLFKRRRVLSRERRLKHRVVGAVIDEGLITRHHLKKRASSARANITLSGKKRRKLLQQIRLAQREKAAMEVEAPAKPARTGEPQPKPKKKTKPPQDVDMEDLEGGS, from the exons ATGGGTGCTCCGGGCGGCAAGATCAACCGGCCGCGAACG gagcTGAAGAAGAAACTGTTCAAGCGACGGCGGGTGTTGAGCCGGGAGCGGCGACTGAAGCACCGGGTGGTCGGGGCCGTGATAGACGAAGGGCTGATCACGCGGCACCACCTCAAGAAGCGGGC GTCCAGCGCCCGTGCCAACATTACTCTGTCCGGCAAGAAGCGCAGAAAACTCCTCCAGCAGATCCGGCTCGCCCAGAGAGAGAAAGCGGCCATGGAAG TGGAAGCCCCTGCAAAGCCAGCCAGGACTGGTGAACCACAGCCTAAACCAAAAAAGAAGACCAAGCCCCCCCAGGATGTAGATATGGAGGACCTTGAAGGTGGGAGCTAA
- the C13H11orf98 gene encoding uncharacterized protein C11orf98 homolog isoform X1: MGAPGGKINRPRTELKKKLFKRRRVLSRERRLKHRVVGAVIDEGLITRHHLKKRASSARANITLSGKKRRKLLQQIRLAQREKAAMEVEAPAKPARTGEPQPKPKKKTKPPQDVDMEDLEDSSSIMA, encoded by the exons ATGGGTGCTCCGGGCGGCAAGATCAACCGGCCGCGAACG gagcTGAAGAAGAAACTGTTCAAGCGACGGCGGGTGTTGAGCCGGGAGCGGCGACTGAAGCACCGGGTGGTCGGGGCCGTGATAGACGAAGGGCTGATCACGCGGCACCACCTCAAGAAGCGGGC GTCCAGCGCCCGTGCCAACATTACTCTGTCCGGCAAGAAGCGCAGAAAACTCCTCCAGCAGATCCGGCTCGCCCAGAGAGAGAAAGCGGCCATGGAAG TGGAAGCCCCTGCAAAGCCAGCCAGGACTGGTGAACCACAGCCTAAACCAAAAAAGAAGACCAAGCCCCCCCAGGATGTAGATATGGAGGACCTTGAAG ACTCCTCTTCCATAATGGCCTAG
- the C13H11orf98 gene encoding uncharacterized protein C11orf98 homolog isoform X3: MGAPGGKINRPRTELKKKLFKRRRVLSRERRLKHRVVGAVIDEGLITRHHLKKRASSARANITLSGKKRRKLLQQIRLAQREKAAMEDSHLEPGGLRACSRRLWRKHCTFSLSQTPLP; the protein is encoded by the exons ATGGGTGCTCCGGGCGGCAAGATCAACCGGCCGCGAACG gagcTGAAGAAGAAACTGTTCAAGCGACGGCGGGTGTTGAGCCGGGAGCGGCGACTGAAGCACCGGGTGGTCGGGGCCGTGATAGACGAAGGGCTGATCACGCGGCACCACCTCAAGAAGCGGGC GTCCAGCGCCCGTGCCAACATTACTCTGTCCGGCAAGAAGCGCAGAAAACTCCTCCAGCAGATCCGGCTCGCCCAGAGAGAGAAAGCGGCCATGGAAG ATTCTCACCTGGAGCCAGGTGGACTCAGGGCTTGTTCCAGAAGACTTTGGAGAAAACATTGCACCTTTTCACTCTCCCAGACTCCTCTTCCATAA
- the INTS5 gene encoding integrator complex subunit 5, which translates to MSALCDPPGAPGPPGPPPATHGPAPLSAQELSQEIKAFLTGVDPILGHQLSAREHARCGLLLLRSLPPARAAVLDHLRGVFDESVRAHLAALDESPMAGPPHLRPPAPSHVPAGGPGLEDVVQEVQQVLSEFIRANPKAWAPVISAWSIDLMGQLSSTYSGQHQCVPHATGSLNELLQLWMGCRATRTLMDIYVQCLSALIGSCPDACVDALLDTSVQHSPHFDWVVAHIGSSFPGTIISRVLSCGLKDFCVHGGAGGGAGGTGGGSSQIPSTDPFPGSPAIPGEKRVPKIASVVGILGHLASRHGDSIRRELLRMFHDSLAGGIGGRSGDPSLQATVPFLLQLAVMSPALLGTVSGELVDCLKPPAVLSQLQQHLQGFPREELDNMLNLAVHLVSQASGAGAYRLLQFLVDTAMPASVITTQGLAVPDTVREACDRLIQLLLLHLQKLVHHRGGSPGEGVLGPPPPPRPVPFLDALRNHVGELCGETLRLERKRFLWQHQLLGLLSVYTRPSCGPEALGHLLSRARSPEELSLATQLYAGLVVSLSGLLPLAFRSCLARVHAGTLQPPFTARFLRNLALLVGWEQQGGEGPAALGARFGESASAHLSDLAPLLLHPEEEVAEAAASLLAICPFPPEALSPSQLLGLVRAGVHRFFASLRLHGPPGVASASQLLTRLSQTSPAGLKAVLQLLVEGALHRGNTELFGGEVDEDNETVSVVSASLASASLLDTNRRHTAAVPGPGGIWSVFHAGVIGRGLKPPKFAQSRNHQEVIYNTQSLLSLLVHCCSAPGGSESGGCWGAPTLSPEAAKAVAVTLVESVCPDAAGAELAWPPEEHARATVERDLRIGRRFREQPLLFELLKLVAAAPPALCYCSVLLRGLLAALLGHWEASRHPDTAHSPWHLEASCTLVAVMAEGSLLPPALGNMHEVFSQLAPFEVRLLLLSVWGFLREHGPLPQKFIFQSERGRFIRDFSREGGGEGGPHLAVLHSVLHRNIDRLGLFSGRFQAASPSTLLRQGT; encoded by the exons ATGTCCGCGTTGTGCGACCCTCCCGGGGCCCCGGGGCCTCCGGGGCCTCCCCCGGCCACCCACGGTCCCGCGCCGCTCAG TGCTCAGGAGCTGTCCCAGGAAATCAAGGCTTTTCTCACCGGCGTCGACCCCATTCTGGGCCACCAGCTCTCGGCCCGGGAACATGCTCGCTGTGGTCTTCTCCTCCTCCGCTCTTTGCCACCTGCCCGGGCTGCCGTGCTTGACCACTTGCGAGGCGTCTTTGATGAAAGTGTCCGGGCCCACCTGGCTGCCCTGGATGAAAGCCCTATGGCTGGCCCACCTCATCTccgcccgcctgcaccctctcatgtCCCCGCTGGGGGACCTGGCCTAGAGGATGTGGTACAGGAGGTGCAGCAGGTGCTGTCCGAGTTTATCCGGGCCAACCCGAAGGCCTGGGCACCTGTGATTAGTGCCTGGTCCATTGACCTCATGGGGCAACTAAGCAGCACATACTCGGGCCAACACCAGTGTGTGCCCCATGCCACTGGCTCTCTCAACGAATTGCTGCAGCTGTGGATGGGCTGTCGGGCCACACGCACGTTAATGGACATCTATGTTCAGTGCCTCTCGGCTCTTATTGGCAGTTGCCCCGATGCCTGCGTGGATGCCTTGCTGGATACCTCTGTCCAGCACTCCCCACACTTCGACTGGGTTGTGGCCCATATTGGCTCCTCTTTTCCTGGCACCATCATCTCCCGCGTTCTTTCCTGTGGCCTTAAGGACTTCTGTGTTCATggtggggctggaggtggagcTGGTGGCACTGGTGGAGGCTCTTCTCAAATCCCCTCTACAGACCCCTTCCCTGGATCTCCGGCTATCCCTGGGGAGAAGCGGGTACCCAAGATTGCCTCAGTTGTGGGCATCCTCGGGCACCTGGCCTCCCGTCATGGAGACAGCATCCGACGGGAGCTTCTGCGAATGTTCCATGATAGTCTGGCAGGGGGCATTGGGGGCCGGAGTGGGGACCCCTCCCTTCAGGCCACAGTTCCCTTCCTTCTGCAACTGGCAGTCATGTCACCGGCTTTGCTGGGCACAGTCTCTGGAGAGCTGGTGGATTGCCTTAAGCCCCCAGCTGTGCTGAGTCAGCTTCAGCAACACCTGCAGGGATTCCCCCGAGAGGAGCTGGACAACATGCTCAACCTGGCTGTGCACCTGGTGAGCCAGGCCTCCGGGGCAGGTGCCTACCGCCTGTTGCAGTTCCTGGTGGACACAGCCATGCCTGCCTCGGTCATTACTACCCAGGGCCTGgctgtgccagatactgtgcgCGAGGCTTGTGACCGGCTGATTCAGCTGCTGCTGCTACATCTGCAAAAACTGGTTCATCACCGGGGAGGGTCTCCTGGGGAAGGGGtgctgggcccgcccccacccccccgccccgtgccctTTCTAGATGCGCTAAGAAACCATGTTGGAGAGCTGTGTGGAGAGACATTGCGATTGGAACGGAAGCGCTTCCTCTGGCAACACCAGCTCCTGGGCCTGCTCTCTGTCTACACTCGGCCTAGCTGTGGACCTGAGGCCTTGGGCCATCTCCTGAGCCGGGCCCGAAGCCCCGAAGAGTTGAGTTTGGCCACCCAGCTGTACGCAGGGCTGGTGGTCAGTCTCTCGGGCCTCCTGCCGCTGGCCTTCCGAAGCTGCTTGGCTCGGGTGCACGCAGGGACTTTGCAGCCTCCCTTCACGGCGCGGTTCCTGCGCAACttggcactgctggtggggtgggagcagcagggtggtgagggccctGCCGCCCTAGGAGCCCGGTTTGGGGAGTCTGCCTCCGCCCATCTGTCTGACCTGGCTCCTCTCCTGCTACATCCTGAGGAGGAAGTAGCGGAagctgctgcctccctcctggcCATTTGTCCCTTTCCTCCAGAAGCCCTGTCCCCCTCCCAACTCCTGGGACTGGTGAGAGCTGGGGTGCATCGTTTTTTTGCCTCTCTGAGGCTGCATGGCCCCCCAGGTGTGGCTTCAGCCTCCCAGCTTCTAACCCGCCTCTCTCAGACCTCCCCCGCAGGCCTTAAGGCTGTCCTGCAGCTGCTGGTGGAAGGAGCCTTACATCGGGGCAACACAGAGCTGTTCGGAGGGGAAGTGGATGAGGACAACGAGACTGTTTCCGTTGTTTCAGCCTCTTTGGCTTCTGCCTCCCTGTTGGACACAAACCGGCGGCACACTGCAGCTGTGCCAGGTCCCGGAGGGATCTGGTCTGTTTTCCATGCGGGAGTCATCGGTCGTGGCCTAAAGCCACCGAAGTTTGCCCAGTCACGAAATCATCAGGAAGTGATTTATAACACCCAGAGCCTTCTGAGCCTCCTGGTGCACTGTTGCAGTGCCCCTGGGGGCAGTGAAagtgggggctgctggggggctcCCACGCTGAGCCCGGAGGCTGCCAAAGCGGTGGCAGTGACCTTGGTGGAGAGTGTGTGCCCTGATGCAGCTGGTGCTGAGCTAGCCTGGCCTCCCGAGGAGCACGCCCGGGCCACGGTGGAGCGGGATCTCCGCATTGGCCGGCGCTTCCGGGAACAGCCCCTGCTCTTTGAGCTGTTGAAGCTGGTAgcagctgctcctccagccctGTGCTACTGCTCCGTGCTCCTGCGGGGGCTGCTGGCCGCCCTCTTGGGCCACTGGGAAGCCTCTCGCCACCCTGATACAGCCCACTCCCCCTGGCACCTGGAGGCATCCTGCACCCTGGTGGCTGTCATGGCTGAGGGGAGCCTCTTGCCACCAGCCCTGGGTAACATGCACGAGGTATTTAGCCAACTGGCACCTTTCGAAGTGCGTCTGCTGCTGCTCAGTGTCTGGGGCTTTCTCCGCGAGCATGGGCCCTTGCCCCAGAAGTTTATCTTTCAGTCAGAGCGCGGACGCTTCATCCGGGACTTctccagggagggtgggggtgagggtggaccCCATCTGGCTGTGCTGCATAGTGTCCTCCACCGCAACATTGACCGCCTGGGCCTTTTCTCTGGCCGTTTCCAGGCAGCGTCCCCGTCCACTCTCCTTCGGCAGGGGACATAG
- the GANAB gene encoding neutral alpha-glucosidase AB isoform X1 produces the protein MAAVAAVATRRRRSGTGLVLACLGLCLGLTVAVDRSNFKTCEESSFCKRQRNIRPGHSPYRALLDSLQLGPDGLTVHLINEVTKVLLVLELQGLQKNMTRIRIDELEPRRPRYRVPDVLVADPPTARLSVSGRDDNSVELTVAEGPYKIILTARPFRLDLLEDRGLLLSVNARGLLGFEHQRAPRVSFSDKVSLTLGSIWDKIKNIFSRPESKDPAEGDGAQPEGAPGDGDKPEETQGNTEKDEPGAWEETFKTHSDSKPYGPTSVGLDFSLPGMEHVYGIPEHADSLRLKVTEGGEPYRLYNLDVFQYELYNPMALYGSVPVLLAHSPHRDLGIFWLNAAETWVDISSNTAGKTLFGKMLDYLQGSGETPQTDVRWMSESGIIDVFLLLGPSVSDVFRQYASLTGTQALPPLFSLGYHQSRWNYRDEADVLAVNQGFDDHNLPCDVIWLDIEHADGKRYFTWDPSRFPQPLTMLEKLASKKRKLVAIVDPHIKVDSGYRVHEELQNQGLYVKTRDGSDYEGWCWPGAAGYPDFTNPRMRAWWADMFNFDDYKGSAPNLYVWNDMNEPSVFNGPEVTMLKDAQHYGGWEHRDVHNIYGFYVHMATADGLVQRSGGVERPFVLSRAFFAGSQRYGAVWTGDNTADWDHLKISVPMCLSLGLVGLSFCGADVGGFFKNPEPELLVRWYQMGAYQPFFRAHAHLDTVRREPWLLPSQYHDAVRDALGQRYSLLPFWYTLFYQAHREGFPVMRPLWVHYPQDVSTFSMDDQFLLGDALLVHPVSDPGAHGVQVYLPGQGEVWYDVQSYQKHHGPQTLYLPVTLSSIPVFQRGGTIVPRWMRVRRASDCMKDDPITLFVALSPQGTAQGELFLDDGHTFNYQTRHEFLLRRFSFSGNALVSSSADPKGHFETPIWIERVVIMGAGKPAAVVLQTKGSPESRLSFQHDPETSVLILRKPGVNVASDWSIHLR, from the exons atggcggcgGTAGCGGCAGTGGCTACGCGTAGGAGGCG GTCTGGGACCGGTTTGGTCCTGGCTTGTCTAGGGCTCTGCCTGGGACTCACCGTTGCCGTGGATAGAAGCAACTTCAAGACCTGTGAAGAAAGCTCCTTCTGCAA GCGGCAGCGAAACATACGGCCAGGCCACTCTCCATACCGAGCCTTGTTGGATTCTCTGCAGCTTGGTCCTGATGGCCTCACAGTCCATCTGATCAACGAGGTCACCAAG GTgttgctggtgctggagctccaGGGACTTCAAAAGAACATGACTCGGATCAGGATCGATGAACTGGAGCCCCGGCGGCCTCGATACCGGGTGCCAGATGTGTTGGTGGCTGATCCCCCCACAGCGCG GCTTTCTGTCTCTGGCCGTGACGACAACAGTGTGGAGCTAACCGTGGCCGAGGGGCCCTATAAGATCATCCTGACCGCACGGCCCTTCCGCCTGGACCTGCTGGAGGACCGCGGCCTTCTGCTCAGCGTCAATGCCCGAGGACTCCTGGGCTTTGAGCACCAGAGGGCCCCCAGGGTCTC TTTCTCGGATAAAGTTAGTCTCACGCTCGGTAGCATTTGGGATAAGATCAAGAACATTTTCTCTAG GCCAGAATCGAAAGACCCAGCTGAGGGCGATGGCGCCCAGCCCGAAGGAGCACCTGGGGATGGTGACAAG CCAGAGGAGACCCAGGGGAACACAGAGAAAGATgagccaggagcctgggaggagACGTTCAAAACTCACTCTGACAGCAAGCCGTACG GCCCCACGTCTGTGGGCTTGGACTTCTCTCTGCCGGGCATGGAGCATGTGTATGGGATCCCTGAGCATGCAGACAGCCTGAGGCTGAAGGTCACCGA gggtggggagccctaTCGCCTCTACAACTTGGATGTGTTCCAGTACGAGCTGTACAACCCCATGGCCCTGTACGGGTCTGTGCCTGTGCTCCTGGCGCACAGTCCTCATCGGGACCTGGGCATCTTCTGGCTCAACGCTGCAGAGACGTGGGTGGACATATCCTCCAACACTGCCGGGAAG ACCCTGTTTGGGAAGATGCTAGACTACCTGCAGGGCTCTGGGGAAACCCCGCAGACAGATGTCCGCTGGATGTCAGAGAGCGGCATCATCGATGTGTTCCTGCTGCTTGGGCCCTCCGTCTCCGATGTCTTCCGGCAGTACGCCAGTCTCACAG GGACCCAGGCATTGCCCCCGCTCTTCTCCCTCGGCTACCACCAGAGCCGCTGGAACTACCGGGACGAGGCCGATGTGCTGGCAGTCAACCAGGGCTTCGATGACCACAACCTGCCCTGCGATGTCATCTGGCTGGACATCGAGCACGCGGACGGCAAGCGGTACTTCACCTGGGACCCCAGCcgcttcccccagcccctcaccatgCTGGAGAAGTTGGCGTCCAAGAAGCGGAAG CTGGTCGCCATTGTGGATCCCCACATCAAGGTGGACTCTGGTTACCGCGTGCATGAAGAGCTGCAGAACCAGGGTCTCTATGTGAAAACCCGGGATGGCTCTGACTATGAGGGCTGGTGCTGGCCAG GCGCCGCTGGTTACCCCGACTTCACCAATCCCAGGATGAGGGCCTGGTGGGCTGACATGTTCAACTTCGACGATTATAAG GGCTCAGCTCCCAACCTCTATGTCTGGAACGACATGAATGAACCGTCTGTGTTCAATGGCCCTGAGGTCACCATGCTCAAGGATGCCCAGCATTACGGCGGCTGGGAGCACCGAGACGTGCACAACATCTATGGCTTCTACGTG CACATGGCGACTGCTGATGGTCTGGTGCAGCGCTCGGGGGGTGTGGAACGCCCCTTTGTCCTGAGCAGGGCGTTCTTCGCTGGCTCCCAGCGCTATG GAGCCGTGTGGACAGGCGACAACACTGCTGACTGGGACCACTTGAAGATCTCTGTCCCTATGTGTCTCAGCTTGGGGCTGGTGGGACTTTCCTTCTGTGGGG CTGACGTGGGCGGCTTTTTCAAGAATCCGGAGCCAGAGCTGCTTGTGCGCTGGTACCAGATGGGGGCCTACCAGCCGTTCTTCCGGGCACATGCCCACTTGGACACTGTGCGGCGAGAGCCGTGGCTGCTACCGTCTCAGTACCACGACGCAGTCCGAGATGCCTTGGGCCAGCGATACTCCCTGCTGCCTTTCTGGTACACCCTCTTCTACCAGGCCCATCGCGAAGGGTTTCCCGTCATGAG gcccctgtGGGTGCATTATCCGCAGGATGTGAGCACCTTCAGTATGGATGACCAGTTCCTGCTTG GGGATGCGTTGCTGGTTCACCCTGTGTCAGACCCGGGGGCTCATGGTGTTCAGGTCTATctgcctggccaaggggag GTGTGGTATGACGTTCAGAGCTACCAGAAACATCATGGTCCGCAGACCCTGTACCTGCCTGTGACTCTCAGCAGT ATCCCTGTGTTCCAGCGTGGAGGGACCATTGTGCCGCGGTGGATGCGGGTGCGGCGCGCTTCAGACTGTATGAAGGATGACCCCATCACGCTTTTTGTCGCACTCAGCCCGCAG GGTACAGCCCAAGGAGAGCTCTTTCTGGATGATGGGCACACGTTCAACTACCAGACTCGGCATGAGTTCCTGCTGCGTCGATTCTCATTCTCTGGCAACGCCCTTGTCTCCAG CTCAGCAGACCCCAAAGGCCACTTTGAGACACCGATCTGGATCGAGCGGGTGGTGATCATGGGGGCTGGAAAGCCAGCAGCCGTGGTGCTCCAGACAAaag GATCTCCCGAAAGCCGCCTGTCCTTCCAGCACGACCCAGAGACCTCTGTGTTGATCCTGCGCAAGCCTGGCGTCAACGTGGCATCCGACTGGAGTATTCACCTGCGATAA
- the GANAB gene encoding neutral alpha-glucosidase AB isoform X2, with the protein MAAVAAVATRRRRSGTGLVLACLGLCLGLTVAVDRSNFKTCEESSFCKRQRNIRPGHSPYRALLDSLQLGPDGLTVHLINEVTKVLLVLELQGLQKNMTRIRIDELEPRRPRYRVPDVLVADPPTARLSVSGRDDNSVELTVAEGPYKIILTARPFRLDLLEDRGLLLSVNARGLLGFEHQRAPRVSPESKDPAEGDGAQPEGAPGDGDKPEETQGNTEKDEPGAWEETFKTHSDSKPYGPTSVGLDFSLPGMEHVYGIPEHADSLRLKVTEGGEPYRLYNLDVFQYELYNPMALYGSVPVLLAHSPHRDLGIFWLNAAETWVDISSNTAGKTLFGKMLDYLQGSGETPQTDVRWMSESGIIDVFLLLGPSVSDVFRQYASLTGTQALPPLFSLGYHQSRWNYRDEADVLAVNQGFDDHNLPCDVIWLDIEHADGKRYFTWDPSRFPQPLTMLEKLASKKRKLVAIVDPHIKVDSGYRVHEELQNQGLYVKTRDGSDYEGWCWPGAAGYPDFTNPRMRAWWADMFNFDDYKGSAPNLYVWNDMNEPSVFNGPEVTMLKDAQHYGGWEHRDVHNIYGFYVHMATADGLVQRSGGVERPFVLSRAFFAGSQRYGAVWTGDNTADWDHLKISVPMCLSLGLVGLSFCGADVGGFFKNPEPELLVRWYQMGAYQPFFRAHAHLDTVRREPWLLPSQYHDAVRDALGQRYSLLPFWYTLFYQAHREGFPVMRPLWVHYPQDVSTFSMDDQFLLGDALLVHPVSDPGAHGVQVYLPGQGEVWYDVQSYQKHHGPQTLYLPVTLSSIPVFQRGGTIVPRWMRVRRASDCMKDDPITLFVALSPQGTAQGELFLDDGHTFNYQTRHEFLLRRFSFSGNALVSSSADPKGHFETPIWIERVVIMGAGKPAAVVLQTKGSPESRLSFQHDPETSVLILRKPGVNVASDWSIHLR; encoded by the exons atggcggcgGTAGCGGCAGTGGCTACGCGTAGGAGGCG GTCTGGGACCGGTTTGGTCCTGGCTTGTCTAGGGCTCTGCCTGGGACTCACCGTTGCCGTGGATAGAAGCAACTTCAAGACCTGTGAAGAAAGCTCCTTCTGCAA GCGGCAGCGAAACATACGGCCAGGCCACTCTCCATACCGAGCCTTGTTGGATTCTCTGCAGCTTGGTCCTGATGGCCTCACAGTCCATCTGATCAACGAGGTCACCAAG GTgttgctggtgctggagctccaGGGACTTCAAAAGAACATGACTCGGATCAGGATCGATGAACTGGAGCCCCGGCGGCCTCGATACCGGGTGCCAGATGTGTTGGTGGCTGATCCCCCCACAGCGCG GCTTTCTGTCTCTGGCCGTGACGACAACAGTGTGGAGCTAACCGTGGCCGAGGGGCCCTATAAGATCATCCTGACCGCACGGCCCTTCCGCCTGGACCTGCTGGAGGACCGCGGCCTTCTGCTCAGCGTCAATGCCCGAGGACTCCTGGGCTTTGAGCACCAGAGGGCCCCCAGGGTCTC GCCAGAATCGAAAGACCCAGCTGAGGGCGATGGCGCCCAGCCCGAAGGAGCACCTGGGGATGGTGACAAG CCAGAGGAGACCCAGGGGAACACAGAGAAAGATgagccaggagcctgggaggagACGTTCAAAACTCACTCTGACAGCAAGCCGTACG GCCCCACGTCTGTGGGCTTGGACTTCTCTCTGCCGGGCATGGAGCATGTGTATGGGATCCCTGAGCATGCAGACAGCCTGAGGCTGAAGGTCACCGA gggtggggagccctaTCGCCTCTACAACTTGGATGTGTTCCAGTACGAGCTGTACAACCCCATGGCCCTGTACGGGTCTGTGCCTGTGCTCCTGGCGCACAGTCCTCATCGGGACCTGGGCATCTTCTGGCTCAACGCTGCAGAGACGTGGGTGGACATATCCTCCAACACTGCCGGGAAG ACCCTGTTTGGGAAGATGCTAGACTACCTGCAGGGCTCTGGGGAAACCCCGCAGACAGATGTCCGCTGGATGTCAGAGAGCGGCATCATCGATGTGTTCCTGCTGCTTGGGCCCTCCGTCTCCGATGTCTTCCGGCAGTACGCCAGTCTCACAG GGACCCAGGCATTGCCCCCGCTCTTCTCCCTCGGCTACCACCAGAGCCGCTGGAACTACCGGGACGAGGCCGATGTGCTGGCAGTCAACCAGGGCTTCGATGACCACAACCTGCCCTGCGATGTCATCTGGCTGGACATCGAGCACGCGGACGGCAAGCGGTACTTCACCTGGGACCCCAGCcgcttcccccagcccctcaccatgCTGGAGAAGTTGGCGTCCAAGAAGCGGAAG CTGGTCGCCATTGTGGATCCCCACATCAAGGTGGACTCTGGTTACCGCGTGCATGAAGAGCTGCAGAACCAGGGTCTCTATGTGAAAACCCGGGATGGCTCTGACTATGAGGGCTGGTGCTGGCCAG GCGCCGCTGGTTACCCCGACTTCACCAATCCCAGGATGAGGGCCTGGTGGGCTGACATGTTCAACTTCGACGATTATAAG GGCTCAGCTCCCAACCTCTATGTCTGGAACGACATGAATGAACCGTCTGTGTTCAATGGCCCTGAGGTCACCATGCTCAAGGATGCCCAGCATTACGGCGGCTGGGAGCACCGAGACGTGCACAACATCTATGGCTTCTACGTG CACATGGCGACTGCTGATGGTCTGGTGCAGCGCTCGGGGGGTGTGGAACGCCCCTTTGTCCTGAGCAGGGCGTTCTTCGCTGGCTCCCAGCGCTATG GAGCCGTGTGGACAGGCGACAACACTGCTGACTGGGACCACTTGAAGATCTCTGTCCCTATGTGTCTCAGCTTGGGGCTGGTGGGACTTTCCTTCTGTGGGG CTGACGTGGGCGGCTTTTTCAAGAATCCGGAGCCAGAGCTGCTTGTGCGCTGGTACCAGATGGGGGCCTACCAGCCGTTCTTCCGGGCACATGCCCACTTGGACACTGTGCGGCGAGAGCCGTGGCTGCTACCGTCTCAGTACCACGACGCAGTCCGAGATGCCTTGGGCCAGCGATACTCCCTGCTGCCTTTCTGGTACACCCTCTTCTACCAGGCCCATCGCGAAGGGTTTCCCGTCATGAG gcccctgtGGGTGCATTATCCGCAGGATGTGAGCACCTTCAGTATGGATGACCAGTTCCTGCTTG GGGATGCGTTGCTGGTTCACCCTGTGTCAGACCCGGGGGCTCATGGTGTTCAGGTCTATctgcctggccaaggggag GTGTGGTATGACGTTCAGAGCTACCAGAAACATCATGGTCCGCAGACCCTGTACCTGCCTGTGACTCTCAGCAGT ATCCCTGTGTTCCAGCGTGGAGGGACCATTGTGCCGCGGTGGATGCGGGTGCGGCGCGCTTCAGACTGTATGAAGGATGACCCCATCACGCTTTTTGTCGCACTCAGCCCGCAG GGTACAGCCCAAGGAGAGCTCTTTCTGGATGATGGGCACACGTTCAACTACCAGACTCGGCATGAGTTCCTGCTGCGTCGATTCTCATTCTCTGGCAACGCCCTTGTCTCCAG CTCAGCAGACCCCAAAGGCCACTTTGAGACACCGATCTGGATCGAGCGGGTGGTGATCATGGGGGCTGGAAAGCCAGCAGCCGTGGTGCTCCAGACAAaag GATCTCCCGAAAGCCGCCTGTCCTTCCAGCACGACCCAGAGACCTCTGTGTTGATCCTGCGCAAGCCTGGCGTCAACGTGGCATCCGACTGGAGTATTCACCTGCGATAA